Sequence from the Methanosarcina siciliae T4/M genome:
GTGTGGTTTGTTACTTTTGTGCCGGCAGGAAAAGAGCATTCGTGGATCAGGAGATCGGCTTCAACTGCGAGGTCCATGATATCCCTGCAGGGTTCGGTATCCCCGGAGTAAACGATCTCTCCGGCTTCTCCGGTTATACGGTACCCGAGAGTCGGGACGCTGTGGACAGCGGCTGCACAGGTTATTTCGCAGTCAAAGCCCTCAGGGGTAAATTCTTTTCCTGGGTAGAGCTCTATAATGTCCACGTCCACATCGTCCTGAAAATACTCATAAGCCCCGATCACCTGTGTGAACCAGTCATCGGTCCCTTCAGGCCCATAAACCCGCATATCGGTTTTTCCTCGGAGCCAGTTTGCTTTTACGAGAGGGATCAGGTCAGCTACGTGGTCAAGGTGAAGGTGTGAGAGAAGTACGGTATCAACTTCCGTATGTGGGACTCCGGCATCGGGAAAACGGCTCAGTACGCCGCTTCCGCAATCAATAAGAAGAGGTTTTTCCTCAAGTCTTAAAAGTATTCCGGACTGTACCCGACCCTTCTGAGGGATCGCAACTCCAGTGCCAAGAAATGTAATTTCCATATGGTAAAGAATAAGCTTTAAATAATTTAACTTTATTTAAGGCATGTCTGCGTAACAAAGTTTTTGCGGCTCAAAACCAGCCAGCTTTTCTCCATGTGCGAGGGTTGCCCAGCCAGGCCAAAGGCGCCAGACTTAAGATCTGGTATCGAAGGATTTCGTGGGTTCGAATCCCACCCCTCGCATTTTTTAAAAAGTTTTTATTTCTCTATGAATAATATTAAGTCAATATTTTTTTAGTGAAAATTCCGATTAGATTTATACTTATTTTGTAAACTTTAGGTTCCTTGGGTCATATTTAGCCGTATCCTCACAAAAGACCGAATTTTAAGAGCTGCACGCCGATGAGGAACCTGTAAAGAATTTCTTTAATGGCTCCCAAGTTGAGATCTTCAGAAGGCTTGCCCACAAGTACAGGGATTATTCCAGAAATATCCAGTTCAGAGTTATTTTCCAGGCTCCTCATCTTTTTTTACAAATTCATCAAACCCATATATTTTCGTAATCCTTTCCTTTAGTTCGTCAAGTTTTGCAGTGTATTCTTCTGCTTCTTCTTTCCGGCCCAGACTCGTGAGTAACTTTAAGTACTCTGTGAATGTTACTACCGCCCCACCCATGTATAAGAAATTTTCAGGTTCTTCATCAAGTATTTTTGCGTTTATGGGTATACTTTTTTCAAAAGCCTCTTTTGATTTCTCATATTCGCCTGCCAGATGATACGCAGTGCCTTTCAGCTTTCCCGTTATTATAAAAAGCCATGCCGAGCGACTGGTAAATTTCGCCCTGCTTCAGGATGTAAGAAATATTTCCTGGCTGTATCCGGAGTTTTTCTTTCAGGAAGTCGAGGTCCCTGAGGTAGTTTTCTTCAGTTTTTTCAATGCTTCCAAGTTTTGAGTACAGGTCCCCGGAGACTTCGTATAAGAAAAGAAGATGATCAGAGACAATCATGTTGCCGGGTTCTTCTTTGAGGATTTTTTTATAGATTTCTTCTATCTGGCTAAAGACCCTGTTTGCGTCCTCGACGTTCCCGAATAAAAGGCAGTATTTTTTAAATTGTTCAGTTATCGTCTTCAAGTTTTCAAATAATACCGGGCTTCCGGGAACCAGTTCGAATAATCTCCCGTAATTCTCCAGGGCTTCTTCATTCCTTTGTTCGGCAAGAAAAGCTCTCCCCTTCAACATAAGGATAGAACACCGGTAAAAGATAAAGTCGTCTCTGATTGAATAGAAAGACACCGTGATTACAAAAAGGAGCAGGAGTTTTGGATTGTACGGCTCGACACCGTGAAAGAAAAATATGACCGGAGATCTCGAAGAAAAAGGAATGCCCGTTTCATGATGGCTTTGTAGCCACCATGGAAAGGGCGATTTAGAAGTGCATGACCTGCAAACGCGGGGCGTCCGCAACTTCTTCGAATTTCTTGGAGAAGGCTCGGAAAGACTCGGTATACTGACGGCCGCCAGCCGGGTCATTGATCCGCAGGAAGGTGCCATCGACCGTGCCATCTCCGTAGATGCCACGGACTACCCGTGCGTGGATAGCCCAGAGGCCACCGGGAGTTTCATCAGCGATCACGATAAGCGGGCCGTAAAGCTCGATAAGCCCACGCAGGCCGCTTACGGTGTAGCACATGGGCGGCTCTCCTTTCATGCCGCATGCTGCGGCAAAGGCTTCATGATCCGCAGCCGGCAAGCCCTTATTGGCATCGAACATGGCCCGGTAGGTCGCACCGGCTTTGTCCATTGCGGTCTCAATTGTGTACGACACTTTATCCTTCCAGGACATCATCATGGTCGCAACCGTAGCCCAGCATGTCATGTTTGAGGGCTGCGCGATGATCGGCACGATCCCGGGAACGGTGTAATCAAAAGAGGTTCCGGTACCGCCGGTCTTGGGTTCGCTCACCTCTACCGATTCCGTCCCGCGGTTGATCTTGATATTAGGTGCCTTTTGCTGCGACTGGGACTTGATCAGGTCCTGGACTTCTTTTTCCTGGGTCAGGTTTGCAGGTTTTGCCGTAGGTTCGCCCACCATTGAGCTCAGGGCGCTGTAAGCAAGCTTATTGGCCTGGTCCCTGGAAATCTGCTGTTTGCCCTCAGCGTCCTGAATGGCTTTCAGAGTCTTGCCGATGTCTTTCTTCATGGCGCTCTGCTTCTGGATATCGGCAGCCAGACCTGCCAGATCGGTCACGCTTTTTGAAGTGGTTTCCAGAGCTTTCAGTGCATTGGCCTGGGTGCCAGCCAGGCCGGTCATGTCCTTGAAGACATCGCTCTTGCCAAGTAGATTAAATGCCGCACCGAGACCGGTGGGATCGGGTGAAGACGGTGCTGTTTGCATGGCAATGATGTTTGACGGTAGATCCTTGACCTGCAGGTCACCCACATCCGAACGGCGGCTACTGGTGGAAACAGTGTCGATAGCTGTGGGTTTCGCATCACACGGGACTTCGGAGAAGCGCCAGTGTCGGGTATCATCAATTTCTTCACAGCTGTTGCATTTGCCCATAACGGATTCCGCGTAGACTCCTTTTGTCGGGACGCTGATCCGGAACGGGTCCGGCTTCATCGTTGGCTGGTAATAGGTAACAAGTTCTTCAACACCCTTGAATACGGGATCGAGCCTTTCCCCGGGCACAACCTTGAGCACAAGATTATTCCCGACAGTGCCCATGATTTTGTTCTCGACAACACTGGCGACGCTCTTACCTCCCGAATTCGGTGCAATGTAGCCGTCCAGCAGCCCGAACAGGCGACTGGCATCCATGCCGGACCAGATAACCTTATGGGCCATTTCCAGGTGTTCGTTCAAAAAGCTGACCAGCGCGGCCGCAGCTTCACGGTCCTCCTTTCTCGGGTCCCTCAGCTCCCTGTCGGAAAGCGGCGTGTATATCAATGCCGCATCGGTCCTGGTCTGAATCTCGATATAGGGCGGTGTGGTAAGGTCAACATGCACCTCTACTGTGTTAATTATGTCATTGTTAACCCGACTGTTCCGGACAATGGACTCGTTAAGATGCCTAGTCCGGTAATAAAGATAGGCCGAACGTAAGATGATTTTGGAGGACGCTTTGACAGTCGTGTTGGCGCGGAAACGCAGATGCTTTATCCGGCGTCGGGTAATATTGGGTGTCGTTTTACTGGCGAGTTTTACTTCAAGAGGCATTCCGCGGCGGTAGTTTGAGAGCAGGGTAAAGTCCAGGTCCAGCGGCTCTTCAGTACCATCCTCTGCGATAGCCTGAATCCCGATCTTATCGATAAACGTGTGGACGATCTCAGGGGCGTACTGTGATTCGAAAATGGTGTCTTTCTCGGCTTCGGTCAGAGGGACTTCGCGTTCCAGCGTGAATTTCATAAAGCCGGAAAACCACGGGAACGGCACACTCAGATCGTAAGTTTCGGTTTTTGTTGCTTCTTCTATTGTGCTGATGTAAGGGCGTTTGAGTTCGAACGAGATGGAGAAACTACCGCTGAAATCCTCGATCACTTCATCTGCGTAGCTGCCGACAGGCAGGTCCGAGTCAGCGTAATTGTTTTCTATCCTTTCGATAGCATCAAAGCCCCTTACCAGTTTTTGGCCATACACGGCCCGGCGCAGCGTATTCCGCCACCGGAGGATCTTTTGATGATCGAAGAGGCTCATCGGCAGCGGGATAAACAGGCACTCCTGGACATCCACAAGTTCCGTTTCAATCGCATAATGCTTCAGCACCTCGAAGTACTCCACCGTCATGGCATGACAGTGGTTGTTGTTTTTGACTACCTCGGTCTGCACAGTCACGTTTTCGGTCTGCCCGACTGTCTGTATGACCGTGCTGCGCTGGCTTCTGAGCGCTGAAGCCGACTGAGCAATATTGTCCTGTAACCGGTTTAATGTACTGCCCGCCAGGTTCCGGGATGAGTTTTGCGTAGCAGTGGAACTGGATGAGGCCCCCGAATGAGAAACACCCCCTGCAATGCCGAGGCCGAACGAACTGCCTATGAACCCCAGGGCTCCACCGATGCCCCCGCTGGTGGAGCTTGTTTTATTGGTTGAACTGGCATTGATATTCTCCAGAAAAGACGAATTGATTATTTCACTGATATCCCTGTCGTGTGAAATCCCGGCTACGAGGGCTTCTGTGACTGTTTGTGCTTCGCTTCGGGCGGAACGTTCTTCACGATCCCAGTCGACAATTGCGATCTGCTTTTCCTGGCAGGGGGCCAGCGGCAGGCTATAGAGCAAATCCCCAAGCGAATACCCGTCAGCCTTCCACTTTTGCTTGAAATGCAGGATATGGCCGTGCGCAATCGTGGTATTCTCGTAAATTGTGGGAGTTTCATCCCAGTCTATGCTATTTTCAACTGTCAGCTCCTTACGCCCGGGATGGTTAGAGATATAAGCGCGTTCAATATCCTCAATCTTATTAATGGCGGTGTAAATCTGCCTTTTAAGTTTATCTAACGAACTCTTGATGGGGTTGTAGTTTTCGATGAAGTAATTATCTTCCAGGGAGATCATGAAGGAAGTGCTTGAAACATAAAAACTATGGAACTGCTCCAGCAGGTTGAGAAATGCCGTAATGCTGGTGATAAATAAATCGTAATTGGAGCGGATCATCAGGATCTCGCCGAGCGAGAAGATGGTCTTATTGCGCAGCACATCTTTTGTGTCTTCAAACTGATTCATCAAGCACCGAATACCCATTGTTTTCTTTTTTTCAGTGGACGGGCAGGGTTCGAAATTGTATGCACCTTTTTCTCCCACCTGTGACAGTTCAGCCACCAGACGCCGCAGATAGCCAAGCAGTTCTTCCGGATCCTGAGACTCATTCGTGGCTGTATCCACTTCCTGGATCAGCTTTACTCCTCGGTTTTTCATGACGTTTATTAGCCCGGAATCCGCAAAAGGTTGCTGCATCAGTTCATCAAGATCGGAAATGAACTCTTCAAACTCCTTCGCCAGTTTGCTGTTGAGTTCAACAAACTTTGCATACTTCTTGATATGTCCAAGGATGGATTCCAGGGTATTGTAATTCAGAGCATTCTTTGCTGTCAAAGTCTCGCAGTAGGTCTTAGCTTCCTGAACCCCGTATTTGCCACAGTAAGCCGCAGCCAGTTGTTGATGCAACTCCTGTAATTTCGCTTTTCTGCGAGCCTGTTCAGCCAGCATTTTGACCAGAAAGCTGAAGTTGATCCCCGAACTCACCTGCAATAGGTCCTGTGTGCTTAATTTGAGCTGTGCAGTTCCTGAAGGTACTTTCAGGTAGTAGACCGGCGAGGTCGGAGCAGCGACCTTCGCGCTATTGATCCGCAACGCACTATCCATTTCAGCTGCTGTTTTTTCTTCATCCACGGTGTAAGGAATAACAGACAGGGTCCTGAATGAATTATTGAGTCTACCGAAAATCGTAAAGAGCTCGTCGGAGATGGTCTGCAGTTCGTCTTTTATGTACTTGCTTTCTTTGGCCGTAATAGTCAGACCCTTGATCTCCGGTTCCGTGGTTCGGACAGTATGGTAAAAGCTGAATTCTTCCAGGGTGCGGTTCGGGATCGTAAAATCGACACACTTACCCCCCAGATCCTGGGAATACGAAGAACTGAGAACCAGGTCATCCGCATCAGGTAACATCGGGGTTCCTCCGCCGGAAAGGGCCTCCCCGGATAAGTCTGACAAATCAGTGACAAGGATAAGGTCTTTGGGGATCCTCCTATTATCCAGAGTTATCGGGATAGGCGTACCCTCGAGTCCGGCGATCAGTCCGTAAGCACGTTCGTGAGTCTTGTTATCCACCCTTCCGAAGAAATAGCCCCCCTTATCGGTCTGTGCGGAGAAGATCGGATGATAGTTTTGACTATCTACTGTAGCATTCGGATCATCACTTGCCATGATGACGATCTGAACGCCAGCAGCTTTTTTCTCTCCAGAAATATCAATTACCCTGCCTGCAACCTTTCGATAGGCATCCAGAACCGGGCTTGATTCATTAAATTGAATCACCTTGGGATCCACATGCAGAATCAGGGGTTGTGTTTTATCTTCTTCGTTTTCCGATAAAATAGCCGCATTAAGACTGCCGAAACTGTAAATTTGAGTGCCCAGCTGCTCACCATCCGGTGCAAACACCGTGATCGTGACAGATTTCCCGCCCAGTAGTTCCGGTTTAGGTAGAAAGAAACGGAAGGCTCCATTTTGTTCGACATCACTTCGATCTTTGCTGTAAATCGAATTGCCGCCAATCTCCTGAATGTAGCTGACTTTCAAAAAATGACCCAGATACTCATCGGTAACTGGCACGTTATCCGTTGGTTTCAAAAAACCGTTGATGCTGACTCTGTCCATACTTGATTCATCCCCAATGTTTCAAGTCTCTTAATGGATCTTTGTTGTTTTTTTACCCAGGAGCTACTCTCGCTTGCCACATAGTAAGAAAAGCAAACTTTGTAACTAACCCCCCTAAGATTTACAAGTACCTCCAACGGTAACTAAATTATAAAAAAGATGTAAGAATATAAAATACTTATGGAACATATTTAGGAGACTTTTTAAGAAGACTTATTATTATGTCCTGGCCTTTCGATTTTACTCAAAATCATGCAAAACAATAAGATTTTAATTGCGTTGAAATAAGTTACTTTGTAATTGTAAGGGGAACAACTCAATAGAGAATTACAAAAATGGAATGAAGGGAATATCGTACCGCAGAGCCACAACTCTGCCTGAGCTGACCTTATACTGTTTAGATTACATTACCCCTCCCGGAAAAGCTCCGATTTCCTGATCCCCTATTCTATACTCCGGTTGTGGAAAAAAGGAAAACGGTTTCCTGATTTAATTCAGGAAGCCGAACAATTCGTAAAGCTTTGCTATGTCCTGAAATAAATTCAAAAACCAACAGGGACAAGGCTTAATTCGCAAGAAGCATTACGATAGGGGCCATCACTATATAAGTACCGTCCAGAAGGGTATACTGTAAGAGTAAATGACCTCTCCTGTAGGGTTCATGAACGAGGTATTCGATGAGAAATGCAAAATAAGGCAATGAAACAAGCAACCCCAGACAGGCGGGAGGAAAAGCCCCAAGGAAAAACCCGGCAAGTGTGAGAATTGCTACTACCCCGTTTATGAAATGGAGGAAATATTTCGTTTTCCGGATGCCCAGAACAAGTGGGAAGGTATTAACACCATTGATGCGGTCGGCTTCAAGATCCTTCATATCATAGATAATCGAATTCATCGCTTCGTTGAGGACTGTACGAAAACAGAGAAGGATCAGAGCTATGAAATTGTCTGTCTGGAAATAGATTCCCGTATAAAGGACAACAAAACTCAACCCGATTCCGACCATCAGGCTTTTTACACCGAGATAATCCTTTGCACGTCTCCCCTTTTTTTGAATACGGTTTTCTTGAGGTCGGTTGTATAAAGGGCAAAATAAAAGATTGTTAAAACAATTAAGAGCCCCAGTTCAATCTTTTCGTGAAAAGCAAGAAATATCCCGAGTAAGGTCATGATAACGGAAAAGACCAGCAAAAAAGGTTTGCAGGCAGTTACCGTAGAAGAAATGATATTGTCAACTGCTGCATCTCTATCGCCTTCGATTAACCTGTTCGCTGTATACAGTCCTGTTGTAATTGAAAACCAGACCAGTACCGGATTTAACGAAACCGGTTCTGACAGCAAAATATTCGTAATCAGTGCCAGGCCAGCCATGGAAAGGCCGACAATTGTTCCTGAAGAAAAGACTAAAGCTAAAAATCTATTCATCTTTTTCACCTTTCTAAATTTTGTTTTTTTATCTCATACATCCTGAAAAAATTAGGATGAAAATTCGATCCTTTTTCACTATACGCTCCTTTGCGAGCCGATACTACAACTCAAAATTAATTCTCAGAATCTCGGATTCAGAATTTCCAACAGGATCACTAATCAAGGGAAATATTTCTGGAACTTCATCGATTAGAGAATAAAGCGAGTTTTGGGATCAGTTTTATAATTATAA
This genomic interval carries:
- a CDS encoding MBL fold metallo-hydrolase; the protein is MEITFLGTGVAIPQKGRVQSGILLRLEEKPLLIDCGSGVLSRFPDAGVPHTEVDTVLLSHLHLDHVADLIPLVKANWLRGKTDMRVYGPEGTDDWFTQVIGAYEYFQDDVDVDIIELYPGKEFTPEGFDCEITCAAAVHSVPTLGYRITGEAGEIVYSGDTEPCRDIMDLAVEADLLIHECSFPAGTKVTNHTTPGTLAEMLEDYNGEIGSICLTHFYPEMKGHEKEAVRRLRGYVEGEVIIAEDLMGLEL
- a CDS encoding tetratricopeptide repeat protein, with the translated sequence MLKGRAFLAEQRNEEALENYGRLFELVPGSPVLFENLKTITEQFKKYCLLFGNVEDANRVFSQIEEIYKKILKEEPGNMIVSDHLLFLYEVSGDLYSKLGSIEKTEENYLRDLDFLKEKLRIQPGNISYILKQGEIYQSLGMAFYNNGKAERHCVSSGRRI
- a CDS encoding papain-like cysteine protease family protein, giving the protein MDRVSINGFLKPTDNVPVTDEYLGHFLKVSYIQEIGGNSIYSKDRSDVEQNGAFRFFLPKPELLGGKSVTITVFAPDGEQLGTQIYSFGSLNAAILSENEEDKTQPLILHVDPKVIQFNESSPVLDAYRKVAGRVIDISGEKKAAGVQIVIMASDDPNATVDSQNYHPIFSAQTDKGGYFFGRVDNKTHERAYGLIAGLEGTPIPITLDNRRIPKDLILVTDLSDLSGEALSGGGTPMLPDADDLVLSSSYSQDLGGKCVDFTIPNRTLEEFSFYHTVRTTEPEIKGLTITAKESKYIKDELQTISDELFTIFGRLNNSFRTLSVIPYTVDEEKTAAEMDSALRINSAKVAAPTSPVYYLKVPSGTAQLKLSTQDLLQVSSGINFSFLVKMLAEQARRKAKLQELHQQLAAAYCGKYGVQEAKTYCETLTAKNALNYNTLESILGHIKKYAKFVELNSKLAKEFEEFISDLDELMQQPFADSGLINVMKNRGVKLIQEVDTATNESQDPEELLGYLRRLVAELSQVGEKGAYNFEPCPSTEKKKTMGIRCLMNQFEDTKDVLRNKTIFSLGEILMIRSNYDLFITSITAFLNLLEQFHSFYVSSTSFMISLEDNYFIENYNPIKSSLDKLKRQIYTAINKIEDIERAYISNHPGRKELTVENSIDWDETPTIYENTTIAHGHILHFKQKWKADGYSLGDLLYSLPLAPCQEKQIAIVDWDREERSARSEAQTVTEALVAGISHDRDISEIINSSFLENINASSTNKTSSTSGGIGGALGFIGSSFGLGIAGGVSHSGASSSSTATQNSSRNLAGSTLNRLQDNIAQSASALRSQRSTVIQTVGQTENVTVQTEVVKNNNHCHAMTVEYFEVLKHYAIETELVDVQECLFIPLPMSLFDHQKILRWRNTLRRAVYGQKLVRGFDAIERIENNYADSDLPVGSYADEVIEDFSGSFSISFELKRPYISTIEEATKTETYDLSVPFPWFSGFMKFTLEREVPLTEAEKDTIFESQYAPEIVHTFIDKIGIQAIAEDGTEEPLDLDFTLLSNYRRGMPLEVKLASKTTPNITRRRIKHLRFRANTTVKASSKIILRSAYLYYRTRHLNESIVRNSRVNNDIINTVEVHVDLTTPPYIEIQTRTDAALIYTPLSDRELRDPRKEDREAAAALVSFLNEHLEMAHKVIWSGMDASRLFGLLDGYIAPNSGGKSVASVVENKIMGTVGNNLVLKVVPGERLDPVFKGVEELVTYYQPTMKPDPFRISVPTKGVYAESVMGKCNSCEEIDDTRHWRFSEVPCDAKPTAIDTVSTSSRRSDVGDLQVKDLPSNIIAMQTAPSSPDPTGLGAAFNLLGKSDVFKDMTGLAGTQANALKALETTSKSVTDLAGLAADIQKQSAMKKDIGKTLKAIQDAEGKQQISRDQANKLAYSALSSMVGEPTAKPANLTQEKEVQDLIKSQSQQKAPNIKINRGTESVEVSEPKTGGTGTSFDYTVPGIVPIIAQPSNMTCWATVATMMMSWKDKVSYTIETAMDKAGATYRAMFDANKGLPAADHEAFAAACGMKGEPPMCYTVSGLRGLIELYGPLIVIADETPGGLWAIHARVVRGIYGDGTVDGTFLRINDPAGGRQYTESFRAFSKKFEEVADAPRLQVMHF
- a CDS encoding UbiA family prenyltransferase, with the protein product MVGIGLSFVVLYTGIYFQTDNFIALILLCFRTVLNEAMNSIIYDMKDLEADRINGVNTFPLVLGIRKTKYFLHFINGVVAILTLAGFFLGAFPPACLGLLVSLPYFAFLIEYLVHEPYRRGHLLLQYTLLDGTYIVMAPIVMLLAN